One Triticum dicoccoides isolate Atlit2015 ecotype Zavitan chromosome 5B, WEW_v2.0, whole genome shotgun sequence genomic window carries:
- the LOC119309420 gene encoding probable GTP diphosphokinase RSH3, chloroplastic: MSLSAISLYTAPPGAAYSSSSSEFDPGSRGSTPCSTAAPPPPAASHRPSAGAGAGGLSCLFSSPAAAAAPPRAPTHDELGALWHDGSDDLSFGGGGGYSHSPSPLKWRDLHHHHHSPVSVFQGPSSCSPASRSPSSASWLTGRERDRLFSGFVRNALGSCIDYVPATSPRPEVGGGELAFELDENLAGASPACEPYAQELLASAQARHRIFHEELVVKAFFEAEKAHHGQTRASGDPFLQHCVETAVLLAKIGASATVVSAGLLHDTIDDSFVDYDHIFHMFGAGVADLVEGVSKLSHLSKLARDNNTASRTAEADRLHTMLLAMADARAVLIKLADRVHNMRTLEALPLVKQQRFAKETMEIFVPLANRLGIASWKDQLENLCFKHLNPEEHTELSSKFAETFDEALITSAVDTLDEGLREAGISYHNLSGRNKNLYSVYSKMQKKNLTMDEVHDIHGLRLVVEKEEDCYRALDVVHKLWPQVTGRFKDYISRPKLNGYRSLHTVVMSDGDHTFEVQIRTKEMHLQAEYGFAAHWRYKEGSCRHSFVLQMVEWARWVLTWQCEALNKEHSSSQAAGDAIKPPCPFPLHSEECPYSYTRQCNHEGPLFVILLEHDKMSVQEFPAGSTVMDLMHRVGANSPRWSPYSIPMKEDLRPKVNHEPISDLGRALSMGDVVELTPALPDKSLTEYREEIQRMYDRGGFALAATRSGSGGSRRR; the protein is encoded by the exons ATGTCCCTGTCGGCGATTTCCCTGTACACCGCCCCGCCGGGCGCCGcctactcctcttcctcctccgagTTCGACCCGGGCTCGCGCGGCTCGACGCCGTGCAGCACCGCGGCGCCGCCCCCGCCGGCCGCCTCCCACCGCccgtccgccggcgccggcgccggcggcctcTCCTGCCTCTTCTCCTCCccggccgcggccgccgcgccgccccgcgccccgacGCACGACGAGCTCGGCGCGCTCTGGCACGACGGATCCGACGACCtcagcttcggcggcggcggcggctactccCACTCGCCCTCGCCGCTCAAGTGGCGCGaccttcaccaccaccaccacagccCCGTCTCGGTGTTCCAGGGGCCCTCGTCATGCTCGCCGGCCTCCCGCAGCCCGTCGTCGGCGTCCTGGCTCACCGGCCGCGAGCGCGACCGCCTCTTCTCCGGCTTTGTGCGCAACGCGCTCGGCTCCTGCATCGACTACGTCCCGGCCACCAGCCCGCGGCCtgaggtcggcggcggcgagctcgcgtTCGAGCTCGACGAGAACCTCGCGGGGGCGAGCCCCGCCTGCGAGCCCTACGCCCAGGAGCTCCTCGCCAGCGCTCAGGCTCGCCACCGCATCTTCCACGAGGAGCTCGTCGTGAAGGCCTTCTTCGAGGCCGAGAAGGCCCACCATGGACAG ACGAGGGCGAGCGGCGATCCATTCCTGCAACATTGCGTGGAGACGGCCGTGCTGCTGGCCAAGATCGGAGCGAGCGCCACGGTCGTCTCTGCTGGGCTTCTGCACGACACCATCGATGATTCATTCGTGGATTACGATCACATCTTCCACATGTTCGGTGCCGGCGTGGCTGATCTCGTGGAAGGG GTTTCGAAGCTGAGCCACTTGAGCAAGCTTGCTCGTGATAACAACACGGCAAGCAGAACTGCTGAAGCAGATCGCTTGCATACAATGCTCCTTGCAATGGCTGATGCACGGGCTGTTCTAATAAAGTTAGCAGATCGTGTGCATAACATGAGGACCTTAGAAGCCTTGCCTTTGGTCAAACAACAAAGATTTGCTAAGGAGACCATGGAGATCTTTGTGCCTTTGGCCAATCGATTGGGGATTGCTAGCTGGAAAGACCAGCTGGAAAATCTTTGCTTCAAGCACTTGAACCCGGAAGAGCACACGGAGCTGTCATCCAAATTCGCAGAAACCTTTGATGAGGCGCTAATCACATCTGCTGTGGATACACTGGATGAAGGTCTTAGGGAAGCAGGCATCTCATATCACAATCTTTCTGGAAGGAACAAGAACCTTTACAGTGTTTACTCCAAGATGCAGAA GAAGAATCTGACAATGGATGAAGTCCATGATATCCATGGCCTGCGCCTCGTGGTTGAGAAGGAGGAAGATTGCTACCGAGCACTCGATGTTGTCCATAAACTCTGGCCCCAAGTCACCGGAAGATTCAAGGACTACATATCACGGCCGAAATTAAATGG GTATCGTTCATTGCACACGGTTGTCATGAGTGACGGTGATCACACGTTCGAAGTCCAGATCCGCACAAAGGAGATGCATCTACAGGCCGAGTATGGGTTCGCTGCGCACTGGAGGTACAAGGAAGGCTCGTGCAGGCACTCCTTCGTGCTTCAGATGGTGGAATGGGCGAGATGGGTGCTTACATGGCAATGCGAAGCATTGAACAAGGAACATTCATCGTCCCAAGCAGCAGGCGATGCCATCAAACCACCTTGCCCGTTTCCCCTGCATTCGGAGGAATGCCCTTACTCGTACACCCGCCAATGCAACCACGAGGGACCCTTGTTCGTCATCTTACTCGAACATGACAAG ATGTCCGTCCAAGAATTCCCAGCAGGCTCGACCGTAATGGACCTGATGCACCGCGTCGGGGCCAACAGCCCGAGGTGGAGCCCCTACAGCATACCCATGAAGGAGGACCTGCGGCCGAAGGTGAACCACGAGCCCATAAGCGACCTGGGAAGGGCGCTGAGCATGGGGGACGTGGTGGAGCTGACCCCGGCCCTCCCCGACAAGTCGCTGACCGAGTACCGGGAGGAGATCCAGCGCATGTACGACCGCGGCGGCTTCGCCCTCGCCGCCAcccgcagcggcagcggcggctcgaGACGCCGATGA